The window TGTGATATGGCCAGAACAGTCTCAGATTCCGAACTAAGAATCTACAGCTatgttagcagctctgtgggGCTGTACTTGAGCACAGCAAAATGCCAACATCAACATGACAAAATGCTCACAGTGGCAATgcaaacatgctgatgtttggcAGGTATAATGTTTCACATGTTGTCCATCTTACTTTAGTATGCATGCTATATGTATGCTTCATCCTCTCAGGACCATTAACTTCAGTTTGGACCAACAGACTGTCTCTGCCATCATAGAGGCACATCACTAGATGCGTCATCccactcttttttcttttaaataaaacgTCAAATGttgtttccttttcctctcctgtccaGGGATCTCCTCCTGTACCTTATCCACGTGGCTGACCTGCCGCCTGGCCAGCTCCGAGCAGCAGAGGATGTTCCTGGAGAGGGAACACTCGCTGCACCACTCGCACGAGATGACCGAGAAGGTAGGACATGACAGCGGAAGGAAGGCTCTTATCTTAGCATCGTCAGTTAGACCTTTAGCTCAAGGAAGATGATGTTACATGACCTGAGAGGATTTCAGCACAAGTGTTTGGACAGTGTTAAGTTAAgaagtatgtttgtgtgtcccCTAATAGGAGATCCTGGACAACTCCAGCAACGGCATTCCCCAGATCTCCTACAACGGACACACCGCATCATCACCGTGATGACGTATTACCAAAGGcgaatcacacacagacagctcaTGAATCGCTTGCTGTCAGACGACAAATACAGCATGTACTTCTTTCTACATATCCTACAGCATACACAGTAACTATATTGTGACTGCAGGGAGTGAAACCAGGTCTCTCGCCTCGGAGCCCTTTTCTTCCGTATAAGaaggacattttgaaaaacaagagGGAGGCATTAGTGCTTCTGAATAATTATGCAAAAATGGATTCAAAACAGGACGGAGAGCCACCGTTTGGGTGACAATTCAGGTGACACCATCTGCGTGACATCATCTGGCCTTTAAACTAATGAGCAGGAGGGATGGATTGTATCTAATCAGATGCCTCAAAGTGATGAGCACAAACCGAGCATGCAGCTGATTCACTTGTTTTTGAAGAGCTATTTCAGTCTCAAttattcttctctctgtcttgttATGGGATTATGGAATGCAGATCTTGAGATAGCCTACAGTAAAAGTGTATGTACCATCTGATAATGGAATGCTTTGACATGAAATTATGTgcaatgtactgtactgtatatccaCGCTTGTATTTCAGGAATCTAGCCGTACTTATAaatcaaacatatttttataaatgCTTCTTATAAAAgtgaattaaattaaagtatGACATATATGATATGTTTTTTGTAGCATGGATtatttttgtagaaatgctTGTTATGACTTTTTACTCAGCTGATCTGTCACCTGGTATAATTATAATCAAGGCTAGCTGAGCTAACAAGCAAACAGTAGCTACAATCATGGCTGTATAAACataatacagttagcagcagtttgtggttactttgttttgagaatgaaaaacaggttgccatttcttacatattggacctttaaggtTCGGTCCCGATGCCAAAGGCCCGATTCggtatttgattttgattggtATTTGAAGACCTGGGCATGAGAGTGGTGTACGTCCACCCGCCCCATGTTAGCTTGGACTGACGCCAGCCCGGATAAGTGGTaacagatgatggatggatgaaaagaGACTCAACACTCAACTATCTTTTGACacaaagttacatagtgttgctttaaagttgATTTTTCGATGAATGCATGTCGTTAATCTTAAAAACCAAGTGCACAGTATCACACACTGACAACCTGCGCGCCTCACCATCAACATTAATCAATGTGCAGCAAGATATAGGAAGCCGTTGCATTCCTATGGGACCCCAGTTTAACTCAGTGATGCCTTTGGCTCTGCTCGTGGTTCACACACTCATCGTAAAGTAAAGTGTCTAAGTAAATCTGTTTTATAGTGCCTCTCAAACctgtaaatataaaatgctTCACAAAGCAAATGCAGAGACGTAAACAGTAAAAAGACGATATCGCACACAGTCACATGcgtgcacacatacagacacacagctgtgactTCTAATGAAGATATACAATTGCTCTGACAACACAGTGCTGCTCAATACCTCATTATGGTGTTTGCTCCCTcaaggaagtgtgtgtgcgtgtgtgtgtgtgtgtgtgtgtgtgtgtgtgtgtgtgtgtgtgtgtgtgtgtgtgtgtgtgtgtgtgtgttaaccagCAGGGCCCACAGCAGCAGAAGCCGCTGGGAGCTCTTGCTGACTAAGAAACCAACGTCACTATTTATCACCGTGACAACAGACAGGAGAGGCCCATGGCACCCCAGAGAGCACAAGATCTGCACtgcaccgtgtgtgtgtgtgtgtgtgtgtgtgtgtgtgtgtgtgtgtgtgtgtgtgtgtgtgtgtgtgtgtgtgtgtgtgtgtgtgagtttgtgaaATGCTGAATCATGTGACCTCCTGTGGTGCTGCTCTGTCAGAAAACAGTAACACTAGattaagctgtgtgtgtttgtacaagTGTATTTCTCTACgcgtgtgtctatgtgtgtgcgtgtgcatgtgcaacaGTGGCACTAATTGACACCTCAGGTCACCCTAATGATCTTAATGTGTCATTGCAGGTAAGAACAGGATACAGAATCAATGTGATCTCTTATGGGATGAGCAGCTCTACAGCATTCTTGCAAGTGTTGTCAGTACACACCTTTGAATTTAAATAACAAAGGTCATGTTGGTGAGGAAATGCAATAATTATAACTGGTTTCTATGGTTTCAGTCGCAAATGACTCACTGTACTGGGAGTATCCCCGGATTAACCTGCTGAGGCTGCCCTGCTGGATTACTTAAAACCTCCTTCCTGCCATTCTCTGCACAGTGTGGATAGTATCAATATGCAGGAAAGTTGCATGTAGCAATTAATCACATTACCACAAACCAGTTGTGCACCTGGGGGTCCTTTGCCCTGTTGGCTGGATGGGAAAAGTGTTTGTGGCTTTATTCACTAACTTATAATAAGTAAATACaattatgaaaattaaaaatgtaccaGAATACATCGATTTTTGAGGGATATAAATGTTTTActacaaaaacatacaacatttaATTACATGTCACATTGGAGATTAAGattatgatattttatatttttacaaattGACTATAACAGCATGCAAAatttaaaagcagcaacatGTTTATAGAATAATAATTTAACTATTACAGATCCTTTGATACTAAGGGTTTgcttactttatttttatacaaaatgtaaaagaaaatatttaatgattattgaatttttttgtgaaaatatgtaaattaactaatttattatatatattttctgttacTATCAAGGGTTTGCttactttattttcatacacaacagcaaaatatacggaagccctaaagggccatgcattcatacattttatttcctccgctttcccgtgataacgagttcatttcatttgttttctcgagatctcgagttattatctcaaaataacaactgccgttttcccgagataacgggataattttctcgagatctcgagataacgaaactttgttttcccgagataacgatataattaattcgagatttcgagataatgactgtgatatgataggcctgagatttcCATCACACACAACATGCTGACCGatgtcaggccttgattgagaagatatgtgacgcggtgatcgatatgctcctgctcctctgacattgctacactgaatgatgtttcctgcaatgatttaatatactacactatcattttgttttctcaagatctcaaattaattatatcgttatctcgggaaaacaaagttttgttatctcgagatttcgagataataactaaacaaatgaaattaactccttatcacgggaaaacggaggaaataaaatgtatgaatgcatggccctttagggcttctgtaaaaatataatgtttataaatattttttgtttaaacatgTGAATATAACAAATTTGCtatacatattttctgttactATTAAGGGATTGCACTTTTTataaataacagtaaaataaaatataatgattattaggtcatttttttgtttatatgtaaatataactAACTTGTCAACCTCTTTTCTGTTATTATCAAGGGTTTGCTTACTTTATCTTttacacaataacaaaaaaatataatgattataaaatctttttttgtttgtttatatgtaaatataactTATTtgtatggtaaaaaaaatatacagatCTGTTATTTAACTTATCTTCGACTGTCGTTTCACCTCCTGGCCACCAGGCGGCGATATGAAGAAAGGTTTTTAATGCTTTAGCAGCTGTCGAGCCATCTTCAAAGCGGAAGTCGCCTGTCTTCACTCTTCCGGTTTTCCCAAACAGTATGGCGAACCTCGAGCATGCTGAAGAGGACCcaaaacatgtgaaaatgtccGGGGAGATCTCCGCCGCCAGTGCGCCAAACCAACCGTCCGAAGTGTCCTCTGTACCGGGCAGAGACGCGGGCGTGGTCACGTGCTTGGTCCCGTCGTTCGTGGCCGCCTCCGAGCTGCTGTCAGCGCCGTACTCGTGTCTGGTGATGAACACGCACCGCAGACACATCAGCCTGCCGCCCATGTACCTGAACAAGAAGAGGACAGGTATACGGGAGGAGCTGGAGGCCGAGCTGCTCAGGTTCTCCCATAGGTAACAGCACCGTTTTTCATTTCTGACTTTCTTTTAGTTTGTTAGCCTTGTCGACATGTCTGCTGTTCCAGTACACGACACCAATTATGTCCACAAACTGGCACACAAGCCCACGTCAACCAGTTGTTAAAGAGGTCAAGCCTACATTGTAAACAGCTTATACCTCCATGTCTCAGCTAATGAACTGGAAAAAAAGGCTTGAGGCTGGCAGTGGTGAACaaagtgatggaaacacagTAAGGAAGAAGTGGCAGTTTCTCAAGGTTAAAACACTCCACCACTGTTAAAGTCctgtattaattatttattcattcaatttaatttaagtaTTTGATGTATATAAGCAGAAAAGTGCACTTAAACAGCCAAAAGTATACATTTTGCAGCAGGCCTCCCCTGTCAGAGTTGGTTTATTATTGGTATTGATGCTTAGCTGTTAGGGCTTCAGCTAACTATTATTGTCATTGTCCAATCAATCCACCAATTATTTTGTCTactaatcgattagttgtttgattTACAccatgtcagaaaattgtgaaaaggTGTCAAAAAGATGTccttaaatgtcatgttttgtccacaacccaaagatattgaGCTTACTGTCATAGAGtcaagaaaccagaaaatatttttaaaatatatttttaatgccttaaactgattaatcgatCATCAAAATAGTAAATCTGATAGTTGACAACTAAGCGATTAATCGTTGCAGAATGTTATGTCGCAGCTGGTCAAAGTAAAGCTAATATAACCACCTCaaactattttgttaaattaacatcaaaatatcatttttttttaaaaacaaaagctgattgtacattttgtttttcgACTTAAATCTTTTAACTAGCTGGTTACTAAAGCTGTCCAGTAAATGCAGTGGAAAGTGAGTAAGTATTCGTTTAAGTGCATTGTGGCATCTTGAAGACAGATGTGCGCTCGGGGAgttcagctgtttgtgttggtgctttttgtgctgtgtttcaGCTATTCGCACGTTTCATCTAACCATTAATGTCCAACATTTATTATTCTGTCTCAACCTGTTGCAGTCTGAAGGGAGTGCCCTTGGCCTATGACAACATCAGGATAATGGGCCAGAACGGACACATCTACGATGACAGCGGCTACATCCACATGGACATAGAGGCCAACTTTGTTGTCTTTCAGCCCAGAAAAGGACAGAAACTGCTGGTGAGATTTACAATTACAGCACTTGGCTGAAGATGTGATTGAGAGTCGTTTACAGTACTTCTCAGCTTTGACTTTTGGCCTCTCTGTGAAGCTTTCTATGAACAAGGCTCGGAGAAAACCGATTTAATCCTTTAATTCTTTTGTAAACAAAAGTGATATGCAGGATAGTCCATTCATGTGATTAAATATTCACGGGActatataaaaaatgttatatacCGTACATGATATTTTTTCTAGCACTTTTAtgcatattattttattcctgctgtgtttcttttgaTAGGGTAAGGTGAATAAACTAGGAGTGAGCCACGTGGGCTGCCTGGTGCACAGCTGCTTTAACGCCAGCATCCCCAAACCCAACCTGGTTTCGGTGGAGACCTGGCGGGATGCGGGGCCGAGGATCGGAGCAGAGCTGGAGTTTGAGGTGACTGCGCTTGACGCTGACACGGTGGGGGTGCTGCTGATCAGAGGACGACTGGACAGGACCAGGCAAGTGACACACACCTGCACTTGATGCAGGATAATGCCTGACCAACCCTTCTTcttatttcacagtttgtttgttcttttctcGGCTCTTTCCTCAGACTATTTTTGCAGTAGAAACAGGTTGTATAATGTTttagaaaagacattttcaaggTTTGTTTAACCCTTGATTGAtaactgtgttttgtctgtgtgtgtgccacaggGTGCAGGAGCTGTTAGCTTTGGGTGAGAGCTCAGAGTCCAACGTCACAGCAGACGACCCAGAACCACCAGAAACCGAGCCGAACCCAGAACCAACAGAGGAGTCTCCTGTCGACACCcccaagaaaaagaagaaaaagaagaaagacaaagtcaaagaGGTGGAGACGGACACGGAGGTCACAAATGAATCCTCCTGCCAACTGGATGGCAACACGACTGAAGAGCTAAATGGAACAATGGATGAAGCAAATGGAAATGAAGCCggtgagaaaaagaagaagaagaaaaagaagaaggataaAGATccaaaagaagaggaggagggggaggttgAGGTCTCCCCCATGGACGTCCACGGCAGCGACTCAAGCGGTTACCTTAGCGATAAGccaaacaaaaagaggaaacatgAACCTGGTGTCACGTCTGGTGTTAGCGAAGATGCTGAAACACCAAAGTccaagaagaagaggaaaagcgGCATTGAGCAGTTTGCCTGAAAAATTTATCATATCTTGTTTGAAAATCAGGTTAATTGTGTTTAATAATTAAGGAATATTCTGACGTGCCTTAAGGATTAGACACAACTTTTGATAAAGCAAGATTCTGCAAGGGTCCGACTTGACATATCAACCCTCATTGGATTGTAGTTCCCTTAAACTGCCTGATGAGGGAGCAAAACTGCTTCATACATCCACACTgggacacagaaacacagttttCACTCCTGTCATGTCAACTTCACCTGTTCAACATGAAGCTCAGAGTAAATAGGCCCGATCTGAGTCGAATTTATGGAGCCAAATGAGGAAAAATTTTGAATTGATATTAATCCTCTGTGCCTGCTTTCGTACATGTCCTCCTTCATGGATACTGAAGGACGTTTAGACAACAGCTCAATTTAAGAAATGTCTCTTCTCTCTTGCCTCACGTGCCTCTGCAGTCTTAGCTGCAACTGACGGAGAAAGTTTTTACCACCAAGTGTTTGCAGTATTCACTCAGCATCCTACAAATGAGTCATGCACAGTGACAAACAGTGCTGTCATGaattgtttgttctgtttcacTGTTCAGTGTTGC is drawn from Pagrus major chromosome 3, Pma_NU_1.0 and contains these coding sequences:
- the polr1f gene encoding DNA-directed RNA polymerase I subunit RPA43; translated protein: MANLEHAEEDPKHVKMSGEISAASAPNQPSEVSSVPGRDAGVVTCLVPSFVAASELLSAPYSCLVMNTHRRHISLPPMYLNKKRTGIREELEAELLRFSHSLKGVPLAYDNIRIMGQNGHIYDDSGYIHMDIEANFVVFQPRKGQKLLGKVNKLGVSHVGCLVHSCFNASIPKPNLVSVETWRDAGPRIGAELEFEVTALDADTVGVLLIRGRLDRTRVQELLALGESSESNVTADDPEPPETEPNPEPTEESPVDTPKKKKKKKKDKVKEVETDTEVTNESSCQLDGNTTEELNGTMDEANGNEAGEKKKKKKKKKDKDPKEEEEGEVEVSPMDVHGSDSSGYLSDKPNKKRKHEPGVTSGVSEDAETPKSKKKRKSGIEQFA